GTGGGCGTGGGAGCTGCGCAACGAGCTGTTCTTTGACGGCGATCAGCCGCCGCTTTCGTTCAACTCGGGCATGGTGACCACGGCCAACGGCAAGACCTACGACATGGCCAGCGGCTCCGCCAAGCAGCAGATGCTGGAGGAGGGGCTGGTCTACTGGCTGGACTCGATACGCGCGGCGATCCGAGCGTTGGACCCCACGGCGCTGGTGACGGTGGGCTTTTTCCAGCCGCACGGACCCAACCCCTCGCGCATCGGCGACCCCAGGATATCCGTCACCCGGCCGGCCATCTGGAGCTCGCAGGCCGATTTCATCGACCTGCACGCCTACCCGGGCGGAGAGCTGACGCTGCCACAGTTGCTGGAGAACTTTGGGCTGGACGGCTATCAGGCCAAACCGGTGGTGATGGGCGAGTACGGTGCGTTCAGGGATGCCTACTGGTCCACGGCCGTAGCCGCACAGGCGCTGCAGGACTGGCAGGTGGCGTCGTGCGCGTTGGGACTTGACGGGTGGCTGCTGTGGACGTGGGACGCGGAGGAGCAGCCCGAGATATGGAACGCGCTGAGCGACAACGACGCGATTGACCATGCCCTGGCACCGGGGGTGCGGCCCGATCCCTGCGCGGCGGGGGCGTTCTCCGGGCGGAACCTGGCGGCAGGCCGGCCGGCCACGGCATCCAAATCGCTGGGGTCGAATCCGCCGGGCCTGGCGGTGGACGGCGATCCCCTGACCAACTGGAGCGCGGGTGATGGCCCGACGCAGTGGATCCGCATCGACCTGGGCGCGGACTATACGGTGGGCGAGATCCGGCTGCTGGTGAGCCAGTATCCCGGCGGGCCCACGTATCACGGCATTTGGGCTCAGGGCACGGTGGGGACAGAATGGGGGCTCGGCGCGGCGAATATGTCGACGGAGGATGGGCAGGTGATCTCGTTCGC
Above is a window of Chloroflexi bacterium ADurb.Bin180 DNA encoding:
- a CDS encoding F5/8 type C domain protein, coding for MKHAAKDGRWRNARLLVVVGALVIAAVAGRWGPGARADAVFRARLPLIVKNHDRQGNYRIGVRQVGGVAEFWNRATGARFVPRGNNYIRLGPQQDEWGQPLFYHSVFDPGAYNAVQIEAAFARMQEDGYNVVRVFWSHNTIMKAGQFDPAYVANVVDLARRASAHGLYVLFTMDWTPGGKYGEIMGHDCCDNFNGTNLTYLAPSGLEATRAFFVDYIRALLAAGLPKDAVWAWELRNELFFDGDQPPLSFNSGMVTTANGKTYDMASGSAKQQMLEEGLVYWLDSIRAAIRALDPTALVTVGFFQPHGPNPSRIGDPRISVTRPAIWSSQADFIDLHAYPGGELTLPQLLENFGLDGYQAKPVVMGEYGAFRDAYWSTAVAAQALQDWQVASCALGLDGWLLWTWDAEEQPEIWNALSDNDAIDHALAPGVRPDPCAAGAFSGRNLAAGRPATASKSLGSNPPGLAVDGDPLTNWSAGDGPTQWIRIDLGADYTVGEIRLLVSQYPGGPTYHGIWAQGTVGTEWGLGAANMSTEDGQVISFANPSGWTQVRYIRVETTASPSWVAWFEIEVLAK